The Stigmatella aurantiaca DW4/3-1 genome contains the following window.
CATCACCAGGGACATGCCCCCCTGGTGCGCCTTCTGGAGCCAGCCTTCCCACGCTTGCTGGTGGGCGATGGTGTCCCAGCGCGGCCACTGGGTCTGCACGTTCATGCGGCCCAGGTGGATGCCGGTATCGCCCTCGGTGCCTTCGATCTGCCCGATGATCTCCGAGGCCACGGCGCCGCCGACGCCAAACAGACCCGAGAGGATTGGCACCCCGGACAGGTCCACGTTGCCCGAGTTGGGGCACAGGTTGAGCATGGAGCTGAGATCCATGCGGACCCGGGCATGGTCACTCTCGGGCAGGCCGCCATCGCAGCTGGCGAGGGTGCCGGTGTGGCTGCCATGGAACCAGCCGCCACCAAAGGCCTCCTCGGCGAACATGTGGTGGTGAAGTTCCGCGAAGCCCGTCACGGCCAGCGGCTGGGCAGCTTGGGCGACGGCGGGCTCGGCCTCCGGGGAAGCCACTTCCGCTTCCTCCACCGGACTACAACCGCCCTGCCCCAGCGCAAACGCTGACAGGAATGAGAGGGACAAAAACTTCCAGGGCTTGAGACCGGTGCCTCGCTGCATACGGTGCTCCTTCCAGAGGGTGGGAGGTGCGCCGGGAAGTTGCAGCATTCAGCAGAATTATTCAAGGAAAGCCGAATCTTCCTGCCTGGCACGACAGGACAGAGGACCCCTCCTTCCTGGAAAAGGAGGGGTTCGGCTTCGCGGGTGAGGCGTTAGATGTGGATCGGGTGGCCCAGCGTCGCCTCCGCGCCTTCCTTGATGATTTCGGAGAGCGTCGGGTGGGCGTGCATCGTGTGGGCGAGTTCCTCGGTGGTGATCTCCAGCCGGAGGGCCACGCAGGCCTCCGCCAGCAGCTCCGTGGCGTGCGGGCCCACCAGGTGAACGCCCAGCACCTCGTCGTACTTCTTGTCGGAGACCACCTTCACCATGCCGTGGGTCTCGTTCGAGATGGAGGCCTTGGTGACCGCGCTGAACGGGAAGATCGCCGTCTTCACGTCGTAGCCGCGCTCCTTGGCCTTCTTCTCCGAGAGGCCGACCGAGGCCACCTCGGGGTAGCAGTAGGTCGCCGACGGCACGAGATCATAGTTGATGGGCGTCGGGTTCTTCCCCGCGATGTGCTCCACGGCCAGCACTGCCTCGGCGCTCGCCACGTGCGCCAGCATCGCCGTGGGGACGACGTCGCCGATGGCGTACACGTTCGGCTCCGAGGTGCGCATCATCTGGTCGACCTTGATGTAGCCGCGCTCGGGCTGGATGCTGGTCTTCTGGAGACCCACGTCCTCGGTCACCGGCGCACGGCCCACCGCCGACAGCAGCAGCTCGGCCTCGAGCGTCTTGGTCTCGCTGCCCACCGTCATCGTCACCTTCACGCCCGTGGCGGTGTGCTCCACCTTCTCCACCTTGGCGCCCGTGTGCACGTCGATCTTCCGCCGCTTGAAGATCTTCTCCAGCTCCTTCGAGGCGTCCACGTCCTCGATGGGCAGCAGGTTGGGCATGTACTCGACGATGGCCGTCTGGCTGCCCACGTGGTTGAAGACGGAGGCGAACTCACAGCCGACCGCGCCCGCGCCCAGGACGATGATGCTCTTGGGGACGCGGTCGATGAGCAGGATGGAGTCGCTGTTGAGCACCTTCTTGTGGTCCACCTGGACGTTGGGCAGCGACTTGGGCACCGAGCCGGTGGCGATGATGATGTTCTTCGTGTCCAGCGTCTGCTTGGAGCCGTCCTCCGCCGTCACCTCCACCTTGCCCTTGCCGGCGATGCGGCCATGGCCCTTGAACACGGAGATCTTGTTCTTCTTCATCAGGTAGTCGATGCCGTTGGCACCCTTGGTGACCACCTTCTCCTTGTGCTTCTGCGCGTTGGCCCAGTTGATGACCGGGCTGGCCACGTCGATGCCGAAGTCCGCCGCCTCGTGGATGTGATGGAACAGCTCCGCCGTCCAGAGCAGCGACTTGGTGGGGATGCAGCCTCGGTGGAGGCACGTGCCACCCAGCCGCTTGTCCTTCTCGATGAGGGCCGTCTTCAGGCCCAGCTGAGCCGCCCGGATGGCACCCACGTAGCCGCCGGGGCCCGAACCGATGATCACCACGTCAAACGTCTCAGCCACGCACGCCTCCGTTGCGGTTAGAAACCTCGGGCGGCTGATAACTCCCGCTACCGGTGGGAATCAAGGAGTTTGCATTTGCGTCGCTTTCCGCTCCGAACCCTTCTGCTCATGGCGCTGGCGTTGATCGCCTTCGGACGCCTCTGGTGCATCACCCACCCCCCCCACACCCCGGAAGCCCCCCAGGAGGCAGAAGGAAGCCCCATCTCCCCTGCCCCCGCCCCAGCCCCTCCCAACGTCCCGTTGCCTGCCTGTCACACCCTCGATCGGGCGTTGCTGGCGGCCGTGGCCAGCCCGGAGGCGCCCCAGCCCCTCTCCGAGGCCCTCCAGC
Protein-coding sequences here:
- the lpdA gene encoding dihydrolipoyl dehydrogenase gives rise to the protein MAETFDVVIIGSGPGGYVGAIRAAQLGLKTALIEKDKRLGGTCLHRGCIPTKSLLWTAELFHHIHEAADFGIDVASPVINWANAQKHKEKVVTKGANGIDYLMKKNKISVFKGHGRIAGKGKVEVTAEDGSKQTLDTKNIIIATGSVPKSLPNVQVDHKKVLNSDSILLIDRVPKSIIVLGAGAVGCEFASVFNHVGSQTAIVEYMPNLLPIEDVDASKELEKIFKRRKIDVHTGAKVEKVEHTATGVKVTMTVGSETKTLEAELLLSAVGRAPVTEDVGLQKTSIQPERGYIKVDQMMRTSEPNVYAIGDVVPTAMLAHVASAEAVLAVEHIAGKNPTPINYDLVPSATYCYPEVASVGLSEKKAKERGYDVKTAIFPFSAVTKASISNETHGMVKVVSDKKYDEVLGVHLVGPHATELLAEACVALRLEITTEELAHTMHAHPTLSEIIKEGAEATLGHPIHI